One window of the Camelina sativa cultivar DH55 chromosome 1, Cs, whole genome shotgun sequence genome contains the following:
- the LOC104700462 gene encoding elongator complex protein 5-like, whose translation MAESIFRKLRDGGEEGELAPALTIEETVASPFGLDVSGYLLTNLSSSILAGKSKSQGLVLITFSRSPSFYLQLLKQKGIVVTSSSKWIHVLDCYTDPLGWIDQSSTGVTEGSSLIKLHKCVSDLKRLLTSIIEAGRELVGDGKTRFCVAIDSVNELLRRSSMPLVSGLLTDLRSHVQISSVFWSVNTDLHQEKVTNALECVSTMKANLEPLCPSEDGQRNALENLFLVHQDFGKGRFHVRFKLRKGRVRVMSEEYHVDQSGINFSPISSADTVIATTKSLLPKVQFNLQISEKERLEKEKVVLPFEHQDNGISTDIYDGRRSLVDGKIETTPLSSMVLQTDVVSSAKGGEIIYFRDSDDEHPDSDEDPDDDLDI comes from the exons ATGGCGGAATCGATTTTCAGAAAGCTAAGAGACGGTGGAGAAGAAGGCGAGCTAGCACCAGCTCTCACCATTGAAGAAACCGTAGCTTCCCCTTTCGGACTCGATGTCTCAGGCTATCTTCTCACAAATCTATCTTCATCAATCTTGGCTGGAAAATCCAAGTCGCA AGGTCTCGTGTTGATCACATTCTCACGGAGCCCTTCGTTCTATTTGCAATTGTTGAAGCAAAAAGGAATCGTTGTCACTTCATCTTCTAAATG gattcatgttttggattgttacaCTGATCCACTAGGCTGGATTGATCAGTCTTCAACTGGTGTTACTGaaggttcaagtttgattaAGTTACACAAGTGTGTGAGTGACTTGAAAAGGCTTTTAACTTCAATCATTGAAGCGGGAAGAG AGTTGGTTGGAGATGGGAAGACACGTTTCTGTGTTGCTATAGATTCC GTGAATGAGTTGCTAAGACGTTCTTCTATGCCATTAGTTTCTGGTCTTTTAACAGATCTTCGAAGCCACG TGCAAATTTCCAGTGTCTTTTGGTCAGTAAACACTGATCTTCACCAAGAGAAGGTCACAAATGCGCTTGAATGTGTATCCACAATGAAAGCCAACTTAGAACCTTTGTGTCCATCTGAAGATGGACAAAGGAATGCTTTAGAAAACCTGTTTTTGGTTCATCAGGATTTCGGTAAAGGTCGGTTCCATGTTCGGTTTAAGCTTAGAAAGGGACGTGTCAGAGTCATG TCTGAAGAATATCATGTTGATCAATCGGGAATAAACTTTTCACCCATTTCATCCGCGGATACTGTTATCGCAACCACTAAAAGCCTTTTGCCTAAG GTTCAATTCAATCTACAGATTTCTGAGAAAGAGCGactggagaaagaaaaagttgtGCTTCCTTTTGAGCACCAAG ATAATGGAATATCGACAGATATCTATGATGGTCGGAGATCTCTTGTGGATGGCAAGATTGAGACAACACCATTGTCTTCAATGGTCTTGCAGACGGATGTGGTTTCATCGGCTAAGGGTGGGGAGATTATATATTTCAGAGATTCAGACGATGAGCATCCTGATTCTGATGAGGACCCTGATGATGATTTGGATATTTGA
- the LOC104700483 gene encoding gibberellin-regulated protein 11-like: MDIFKVVLASLLISLLVLDLVHGDMVTSNNNAAKIDCKSRCQERCRLSSRQKLCHRACGTCCARCNCVPPGTYGNYDKCKCYGSLTTHGGRRKCP; the protein is encoded by the exons ATGGATATATTCAAAGTCGTGCTTGCTTCTCTTCTCATATCTCTTCTTGTCCTCGACTTAGTTCATGGCGATATGGTG ACGTCGAATAACAACGCCGCTAAAATCG ATTGCAAGAGCAGATGCCAGGAACGGTGCAGGCTCTCGAGTAGGCAGAAACTTTGTCACCGAGCGTGCGGGACTTGTTGTGCCAGGTGCAACTGCGTGCCACCGGGCACATACGGAAACTACGACAAGTGCAAGTGCTATGGTAGCCTCACCACCCATGGTGGTCGCCGAAAGTGTCCTTAA
- the LOC104710362 gene encoding ATP-dependent DNA helicase PIF1-like yields the protein MEAEYYMRILLGIVTGPKSDEDIRTYRGVVYDTYKKACWARGILEDDHAYIDSIIEAKLNLTDDEKKNYTLHEIEELMLSNGGTLKAFDEMPKPPDIDVDHSNRLITEKKNYDRDYLKSKHDEWVNKMTSEQRAIYDKIMGAILKDNGGVFSVYGFGGTGKTILWKTLSAAVRYRGLIAINVASSGIASLLLEGGRTAHSRFCIPINPDDFTMCNINPNLDLANMLKETSLIIWDEAPMMSRYCFEKLDRSLSDIMRNNDNKPFGGKVVVFGGDFRQVLPVINGAGRAQIVLASLNSSYLWEHCKVLTLTKNMRLMSNGVSENEAENIKEFSDWILVVGDGKIAEPNDGEALIDIPDEFLIKNVDDPIDAISRAVIRLSGLPNHRLRLKIGAHVMLWRNIDPKGGLCNGTRLQITQMGNNVLEACVITGDRVGDKVLIPKVMIKPSDTKLPFRMRRRQFPLVVAFAMTINKSQGQSLEEVRLFLPRLVFSHGQLYVALSRVTSKKGLRVLIVDKEGEPKTQTMNVVFKEIFQNL from the exons ATGGAAGCAGAATATTACATGAGAATCCTTCTTGGTATAGTCACTGGTCCTAAAAGTGATGAAGATATTAGAACTTATAGAGGTGTTGTGTATGACACATACAAAAAAGCATGTTGGGCGCGTGGTATTTTGGAAGATGATCATGCCTATATAGATAGTATTATTGAAGCAA AATTGAATTTAACggatgatgagaagaaaaattATACTCTCCACGAGATTGAAGAACTAATGTTAAGCAATGGTGGAACTCTAAAAGCATTTGACGAGATGCCTAAGCCACCTGACATAGATGTTGATCATTCCAACCGTCTCATTACAGAAAAGAAGAACTACGATCGTGATTATTTGAAATCAAAACATGATGAGTGGGTAAATAAGATGACATCAGAACAAAGAGCAATATATGATAAGATCATGGGGGCTATTCTGAAAGACAATGGAGGAGTGTTTTCTGTATATGGCTTTGGAGGAACAGGGAAAACTATTTTGTGGAAAACTCTGTCTGCTGCTGTTAGATATAGGGGATTGATAGCAATTAATGTTGCATCAAGCGGTATTGCATCTTTGTTGTTGGAGGGTGGGAGGACTGCACATTCAAGGTTCTGTATCCCTATTAACCCTGATGATTTTACAATGTGTAATATCAATCCTAATTTAGATCTTGCTAACATGTTGAAAGAAACTTCTCTTATCATATGGGATGAAGCACCAATGATGAGCAGATATTGTTTTGAGAAATTGGATAGGAGTTTGTCAGATATTATGAGAAACAATGATAATAAGCCGTTTGGTGGAAAGGTTGTTGTCtttggaggtgatttcagacaAGTTCTCCCAGTTATCAACGGTGCTGGTAGGGCTCAGATTGTTCTAGCGTCTTTAAATTCATCATATCTCTGGGAGCATTGTAAGGTTCTAACTTTGACAAAGAACATGCGTCTTATGTCAAATGGAGTGTCGGAGAACGAAGCAGAAAATATCAAGGAGTTTTCTGATTGGATATTAGTTGTTGGTGATGGGAAAATTGCTGAGCCTAATGATGGGGAAGCTCTAATTGATATTCCAGATGAATTTCTAATCAAAAATGTTGATGATCCTATAGATGCTATAAGCAGAGCCGT TATCAGACTATCTGGATTGCCAAACCATAGGCTACGGCTCAAGATAGGTGCTCATGTTATGTTATGGAGGAATATTGATCCTAAAGGTGGTTTATGCAATGGTACTAGATTGCAGATTACTCAGATGGGGAACAATGTTCTGGAAGCTTGCGTTATTACAGGGGATAGAGTTGGAGACAAAGTTTTGATACCAAAAGTCATGATAAAACCATCAGACACTAAATTGCCTTTCAGGATGAGGAGAAGGCAATTTCCATTGGTTGTGGCTTTTGCAATGACTATAAACAAGAGTCAAGGACAATCACTAGAAGAAGTTAGATTGTTTCTTCCTCGACTAGTGTTCTCTCATGGACAGCTATACGTAGCGTTGTCAAGGGTTACATCTAAGAAAGGTTTAAGAGTTCTTATAGTGGATAAAGAAGGGGAGCCCAAAACGCAAACAATGAATGTTGTCTTCAAAGAAATATTTCAGAATCTTTGA
- the LOC104710372 gene encoding replication protein A 70 kDa DNA-binding subunit B-like, which translates to MVLADTQGTKIHATVKKNLMNRFENKITQGEWRSVENFGLSFAGGKFKPTGHRYKMSFMTQTVVARIDPLSDEPYLSLSRFDSVISENLNPNFLIDIVGQVVNVGAMETIDVNNKPTNKIDVELRDESDVRLTCTLWGSFADQIYAACQDIDVEMVICLLRFAKIKIYNDVRTIANAFNASQLTINPEYGQIVEFKNKLPNDGHALTLLESKPKRELQLANNGEFYAQHVNGTIQDILNSIEVGKVKLICTSYAIDCDWAWYYIACKKCNKKVSKEKSTTNGNAFVTQKQKWQCDTCHAQVTNILARFKTHVKVMDQTGQMKLMFFDSPAVEIVGCTANSLIEGPFDEMEDLENLPAAIRNLVGKTYQLLISIENDNLWNELDTYKVSKVLSKDGTNDDDVTELSHGGDNPTDDSTGDQVTLLLTSSEEASESTTPSSNRSTGDSVVPLDNASATKKLCLDHIKVVNIKQEKLTKGEIIA; encoded by the exons ATGGTGCTCGCTGATACTCAG GGAACAAAGATTCATGCTACAGTGAAAAAGAATCTGATGAATCGGTTCGAGAACAAGATCACTCAAGGAGAATGGAGATCTGTTGAAAATTTCGGGTTAAGTTTTGCCGGTGGCAAATTCAAACCAACTGGTCATCGATACAAGATGAGTTTCATGACTCAAACCGTTGTGGCAAGGATAGATCCTCTGTCTGACGAGCCATACCTATCTCTTTCCCGATTTGATTCTGTAATATCCGAGAACCTCAACCCAAACTTCCTAATAG ACATTGTTGGTCAAGTGGTTAATGTTGGTGCAATGGAGACAATAGATGTTAACAACAAGCCAACAAACAAGATTGATGTTGAACTCAGGGATGAAAg TGATGTAAGGTTAACATGTACTTTGTGGGGATCATTTGCTGATCAAATCTACGCTGCATGTCAAGACATCGATGTGGAAATGGTGATTTGTCTTCTGAGATTtgctaaaatcaaaatctacaaTG ATGTAAGGACGATAGCAAATGCTTTCAATGCATCACAACTTACAATAAATCCAGAGTATGGTCAGATTGTCGAGTTCAAGAATAA GTTGCCAAATGATGGTCATGCTCTCACTTTACTTGAGAGCAAACCAAAACGTGAGCTACAGTTAGCAAATAATGGAGAATTCTACGCTCAACATGTGAATGGGACCATCCAAGATATCTTGAACTCGATTGAG GTTGGTAAGGTTAAGCTGATATGTACTAGTTACGCCATAGACTGTGACTGGGCGTGGTACTACATTGCATGTAAAAAGTGTAATAAGAAGGTTTCCAAGGAGAAGTCTACTACTAATGGAAATGCATTTGTTACACAGAAACAGAAGTGgcagtgtgatacttgccatgCACAAGTGACTAATATCTTAGCAAG GTTCAAAACACATGTCAAGGTGATGGATCAAACAGGACAGATGAAATTAATGTTTTTCGATAGCCCAGCTGTTGAGATTGTTGGTTGTACCGCTAACAGTCTAATTGAAGGACCCTTTGATGAG ATGGAAGATCTAGAAAATTTGCCAGCAGCTATCAGGAATTTGGTTGGGAAAACTTACCAGCTTCTGATAAGCATTGAAAACGACAACTTGTGGAATGAGTTGGATACCTACAAGGTTTCAAAAGTTCTTTCCAAGGATGGTACTAACGATGATGATGTGACTGAGCTGTCTCATGGTGGAGATAATCCAACTGATGATAGCACCGGTGATCAG GTAACCCTACTACTTACAAGTAGTGAAGAAGCCTCTGAGTCTACCACTCCTTCTTCCAATCGATCAACCGGTGATTCAGTTGTTCCTCTAGATAATGCTTCTGCTACGAAGAAACTTTGTTTGGATCACATCAAGGTTGTCAACATAAAACAGGAGAAGCTCACAAAGGGTGAGATTATAGCATAG